TGGAGGGACAACTTGTTTGTACATCGGCATGTTTGTTTACAAGTACATGGATCGCAGACTATCGATCGGAATCAAATGCAGAcgatatatttttcaatgaatgaaatacacattcaaattattattatttttttttaatttagattaaagaaattgataattaacgtttattttttttttatttggacgAACAAGCAGTGAAATGTGTTGGATGAGGGTCTTGGAACAGCCGCGATTAACTCTTTGAAATAAACACTTAAGGGAATACTGTACACATCACCGAACAGGACACTTAACTGtgttatcaatttgtttttaaagagcaagtttttaagttttaaactcAAGATCGACTCAAGTTTGGTATTTGTTTAAgatctgataatttattgatgacgttcgtggtacatgggagaataatgtccgtggtatctctttgatctcggcaataactgtagtaaaATTCTATACAGAGTTCTTCGATTGCGGAATGAAATAGCTTATGACACTCTATCCACACCATAAACCCCTTATATAGctaaaaaaatccaacatttcATAACCCATTAACTCTCTCCTCCGCGTCAATCCCCTATAAATTACCAAAGAAAACCCATTCGATGTATTCACAAATTGAAATATAACGCCCAGTAGCTTTAAAATGATGCTTTTTACAGAATAATTaccttattttaaaatactgatttcaattgtttttttttgtttataacgaaattaatttttgattattacggaatttttatattgtttttacctctttccctttttatttaaacactAGTAAACAATAGTCCTTCTAATGGAACGATTACCACATTTCGTGCTATTTTCAAGTTTTGCAATCAATcactgaaaatatatatatatatatatatatatatatatatatatatatatatatatatatatatatatatatatatatatatatatatatatatactcaaataaataaaacagaatgcgacagtccaaattaaataaattgtttactgttagcgctttcagccatgtcggctcttcagacagtaatttggactgtcgcattctgttttatttatttaagtattttttgctgtaacaagtaatttggactgtcgcattctgttttatttatttaagtattttttgctgtaccaagtaatttggactgtcgcattctgttttatttatttaagtattttttgctgtaccaagaatttggactgtcgcattgtgttttatttatttaagtattttttgctgtaccaagtctttatttatctatatatatatatatatatatatatatatatatatatatatatatatatatatatataaatatatatatatatatatatatatatatatatatatatatatatatatatatatctatatatctatatatatatatatatatatttatatatgttatattcagtagtatattctcactatataactctatatagacgaatactagtagtcaataattgtaatatcagctcgtccgaaaaatattgaccggtcaatattttttagatattgaccggctaggaataatatctagagaacattccctctatttcaaataatcgcctctgatttgttgattcgtaaacggtgacgtaaataattcttcgcgactccaaaacaaggtgacgtcataatagacagtcgtcaaggcaagtaaacaacgaacGCACAATgcaacggtttgctatcataacggatataaggatttgcgaattactgtgaagtaaaatcaggtagaacaccTGTCTGataattcttacggtcggcggaatatcacaaGTGACCATTTGATGCTGatgatattttggaaatgaactttgcacaaaattgaattcgtgaattctttgttgagctgagaaaattacggcgatctgttttcaattaatttcttaaattttggtttgtttcttcatataacaaaacaaatgttgactgtgttttcgggcaaaattgattatattagcccccttgggacgaaaatattgccctccgcttcgcgtcgggcaatatttcgtccctcgggggctaatataatcaatgttgccctcaaccccagtcaatatttgtataatatatatatatatcgataGCAAATGCGATTTGAAAAAAGATTGTGActtatagctctatagaaattGACAGGACTGATTTCTGCATGATCCAAGTCAAACAAGTCAATCGAAAGGTTGAAACCTTCAGCAACATAGAAAAATTACGGACTGTATGAATTAATCATGATGGTGTAGGACTCCAAaattaatatcctataggaaaataataattttaacaaacgaCCCTCATAGATTATGATTGTCTCATTGAGCGACCCCCATGGATTATGGATTTGAGCAGCCAACATAGATTACATGTATGGAACTGAACGGTCCTCGTGAATTATCTTATTGAACAGCTAtcataaaatatcttaataaacGACCCCCATGCAATATCTTTTTGAGTGGCCTTCATATGTTAACTTGTTGAGCGaccacaaaagatttttttacttaGCGAGCACCATAGATTAACCGCAGGATTATCTTATCAAACTTTCGATTTAGATAATTTTGTTGAGTGGCCACCATAGATTACATTTTTGAGCGAACAAATGCATAATCCTATTGAGCAGCCACCATAGATTATCTTATTAAACGACCTTATGGATTTTTCTGTGGAACATCCGCCACAGATTATCAATTGAGCGGCTTCCATAGAGTTGCTTGTTCAACGGCTCTGGTAGATTATCTTATCAAGCAACACACATACTGATTATTTAATATTGAACTTCATATTGCATAATTTATTTCTCTCTTCAAAACTCCTTTATTATAAccggaaaaaaaattaattttactccTATGAggattttttgaatttttttgcacTTTCATAAAAACCCAACCGACCAAAAGACCTTTGGTTGATAAAAACTTATAATTTTATCCTTTTATCTCTGACATTATAAATGCTACGTATACCCATTGCAAAACTACATAAAGATTACGTTTACATAAGCAGATGAATATGTACAAATACGTAGAAATGTACACTTGATGACAGGTAAAAGGGTTTGGTATATATGcgtttgtaaaaatattacatgcccTTTTGGAGAGAAACTGAGTTAATATTTTCCTCCAATAACCGCTGTGGTGACATGTGTATATAAATGCACGCAGAGCACAGTGTTACAACAGTGCACCGTGGGGTCTCTTTGAAATTACTAGCAAGGCTGACAAAATGCGAGGATTTCAATGTCTCTTACTCTGCGTTTTGCTTTACTCGGCTTCCGTTGACGCGTTCGGAACATGTAAGGATATTAATGATGATGCAAGCTGTCCAGACAATGCCACATGTGAGGATGAAGATAGCGACGCCAAATTTGAATGCGAGTGTAAGGACGGTTTCGATGAGATCGATGTACCGGGCCTAACTGCTGGTGGAACCGCAGTGACAGTTTGTGTTGGtatggaaaatataaattttttgctAATATATTTCCATTCAATGTACATTTCctcttatgtttgcattggataTCTGCGACGTTCTATTTCATTTGAATAGACTTTAGTAATTCATGCACCAcgagcacaaatataaacgtcatcacgcgttttgagtatatttattattgtaagacTAAAAGGAAACGTTCCAATTTACAtaatcaatttgatatgtactaaTGGAAAATTATCgctaaattttatcaatttttcagttaaaaagattttttgtcgATAAAGTTTCTAGCACCATATTTTCAGTCGCGGAAgcgaacaaaaaaatatgttaatatggctgtttaTATGGATTTCATATTCCCGTCTATGAATGTATATTATGGCTTTAAAGCGACAATGcacaaaaatttcatatatgATAGACGTtagtatgaatataaatataagcattgagtGCTTagttttggatgtcgtcggtcttaaaacacaccaagcggtgcagacaaattatcatgaCGCCCTTACGCGCTgtgtttaatttgtttgcacTGCTTGTTGTGTTATAGGAGCATTCAATGCCTAAGTAGAAAAATTTGATGAACTATAGTTTTttagtaaatatttttacatttatttattgacaGTTTACAGTTTATATAATGATATGGAATGAATAGGATATTGTAAGGggaaaatcaaaagaaaaacacaaatCAAGTTTTCCTTGCTATCAAATATTCTGACTTTGAATAGGATAAACAATTTTCATTGCCATTCATGAAGTTTCAGTAACGTTAAATTTATTCTACTGCTTTTTCATCgataaattataaaagaaagcgataaaaataaagtaaatgtatatttgtttgtttaatttgttCGTAGATCTCGGCGTTTGCAGTCCGTTAGACAACGTGGATGACTGTGGGAATGGACAATGTGTCATAATCAAGGATGAACATGGAATATATAAAGCTATCT
This genomic window from Crassostrea angulata isolate pt1a10 chromosome 8, ASM2561291v2, whole genome shotgun sequence contains:
- the LOC128160546 gene encoding slit homolog 3 protein-like, with amino-acid sequence MRGFQCLLLCVLLYSASVDAFGTCKDINDDASCPDNATCEDEDSDAKFECECKDGFDEIDVPGLTAGGTAVTVCVDLGVCSPLDNVDDCGNGQCVIIKDEHGIYKAICKCDEGYYGEKCDKLTTTTTTTTTTMPTTTTTGTTKRSGYGALFPFIGGGAFFIVILILLAGGAAALASSTG